Proteins encoded by one window of Capra hircus breed San Clemente chromosome 8, ASM170441v1, whole genome shotgun sequence:
- the PPP3R2 gene encoding calcineurin subunit B type 2 — MGNEASYPEEICSHFDEDEIKRLRKRFKKLDLDGSNALSVKEFTSIPELQKNPLVQRVIDVFDTDGDGQVDFQEFILGTSQFSVRGDEEQKLRFAFSIYDMDKDGYISNGELFQVLKMMVGDNLKDWQLQQLVDKTIILLDKDGDGKISFQEFSAVVRSLEVHKHLVTIV, encoded by the coding sequence aTGGGAAATGAGGCCAGTTACCCGGAGGAGATATGCTCGCACTTTGACgaagatgaaattaaaaggctgCGCAAGCGGTTTAAGAAGCTGGACTTGGACGGTTCCAACGCTCTGAGCGTCAAAGAGTTCACGTCCATACCGGAGCTGCAGAAGAACCCGCTGGTGCAGCGGGTGATCGACGTCTTCGACACCGACGGCGACGGACAGGTGGACTTCCAGGAATTCATCTTGGGGACCTCCCAGTTCAGCGTCCGGGGAGATGAGGAGCAGAAGCTGAGGTTTGCTTTCAGCATCTACGACATGGACAAAGACGGCTACATTTCCAACGGGGAGCTCTTCCAGGTGCTGAAGATGATGGTGGGGGACAATCTGAAAGATTGGCAGTTACAGCAGCTGGTGGACAAAACCATCATCCTCCTGGACAAAGACGGGGACGGGAAAATCTCCTTCCAGGAATTCAGTGCTGTGGTCAGAAGCCTGGAGGTCCACAAGCACTTGGTGACCATTGTGTGA